The DNA window ttttacagtagtccaaactggacaaactcaaaaccatttgagtttttatgactgcagtctaccacaggttctccatgtttggaaggggagcgtgaggggtattcagctgcaacatgcaacttcaccactagatgtcataaattctacacactgaacctttaagacatTTAAGGGTAAATGTAAAATTGTGTGCACATGCTTAAGTTTATTTATAGTATTATAACACAAAAACTCTGAACCATGCAGAttagaaaaaatatttcatcaacAACTAACCCACAGCTCCTCACATTATCAGCCTTTTGTAAGTAATGAAGGATTTATTATCATGAGACGCTAAGAAGACAACACACCCGTCTTATGTCAGGAAACTAACTTTACTAcagtatttttcctcttttctacaTTGCCCTTATCAAagcagatggacacacacatatacatagaGATTTTGAGGGTATTTTTACCATCTGTCTGACACTGACAAGGTCCAAAAGGTGAATTAATCCAGTAAAATGGCAAAGCAGCCTCATAGAAAGCTGGTGGCTGAGCAGCTTTAAATCATTTCATGAGACATGAGACAGACATAAGGGTCTAGAAATCTAAATCAAACTGACTTTTGGTCTCAGCTGTCCATGTTGTGTGCTCCATATTTATCACACTTCCTCGAGTATTAACTGGGGAAAGTTCTCTTATAAAAGGAGATTAGAAAGctgtcaggctgctgctgtctcAGATTTTGTCAGTGTTCTCTTTGGCGACAAAATCCCTTCTGGTGAGAGCAAAGGGATCAGGGTCACTGACAGTTTAGTAGAGAGAAGAGGGTGCAGGGGAAGTGCTGCTCAGCAGTACAGCAGAAGACTGGATATTTTCAGCATCTTTGATAGATGCACAAAAACGAGCATTGAAAGAAAAGGGAATATTGGACTTAATTCAAGTGAAAGGCAGGTGGAAGACCCAGAGCAGGGGCCTGTTGAGCGTTGAGACAGAGAAGGTCAGATGGAGGCAGGAGGGCAGGATGaaatgtggaggtggaggatgtcgtggaaagagagagaaatgagtcaggtggtggaggagaggaccatatggagacagggagagaggaagggcaGAGAGACTGTGCCAAGCGGGGAAATCACGAACGGAGAGCAAGTCGCTTGCAGAGAGCAGAATGGAGACTGACACAAATTGATGGTCCAAGACATTAAGGGGCTGCGAGCGGAGCAGGCTCCAGAGAGGAATAATCCGACGCcaatttcatctttatgaatgagtggagaggcagagagggaaatATCCACgggacacaggagaggaatAATGAAATGATTATTCTGATTGTGCTGCTTATCATTGGGATAATAATGAATCGTCTGTGGAGAGGAGGTCACACAGTACAGCTGCACATCTGACGATGATACAAGAGTGAATGTCTGTGAATGGCGAGTCAGTAATCAGTCAGTTATAATTAATTACAGATACAATGGTCAAAGTCAGAACCAGCGCAGAACAACAAACAGTGGTGCAGGGCTCACTGAGCATTACAGTGACAGACTCACATACAGTCAGGATCTGATGTGTGGCTACAATAACAGGTTTTCAGTGAAATCTACACTGCAGTCAGATCTATAGAAATTGTGATCACGCTCCTGATTCAGAGATAAGATGCCAAAATAACCCATCCTTTATgcggagagaaaaactccctcggCCAGTTGTCACCATCACTGGTCACCGTCCATACTGCTGTGGTCAAGCCATGTTTAGAGTGAGGTTGGGTCCGTTTGATGGAGTGAAAAAAAGCACCCAATCCAGAGATCATCATTTCCAGAGGCCGCAACCCTCAAATATACCTCCCATTTTGTGGTATGTAATGTAAGCATATGgttgtatttgtatgtatggggcgtatataaatatgtgtagcttttcatattttaaaacatacaatTTCATTGATGTGAAATCCTTGTTCATATTCAGTTGTTAAAGGTGAACATGAATGTGTCAATCAAGTTTTTAATCTCACCTTGTTTCACCTCCGGCTGTTGAGcttattcatttgtttgaacctatttatttgctttgaatttaattttacatactgtatttattcCTGAGGCATTTACATGAATTGTTAATTTGCAAactttactgtgtttttattttgttttccctgTGTCTTGGATTATTTCGTTTATTTTCTGCACTCGGCTACTTTGTAAAAATGGTCTCTGCCTCAACGTTGATGAAGTCAAACTCAGACTCACATCTGGAAGGACTGTGTTATGGGGCATAAAGTCACTCTATAACCACCCAAACCACACAGTCCTCATTTCATCTACTTTATTGGTGAACAGAAAAGGGGGGTTACTATGGAAACTTTGGGAATTCACTGAACTTCAGACACTCTAAGATACAGCAAAGAGGAGGGATGTATAAAGTTAATTTTGGAAAATGATTATCTTAAAGCTTGCGGTTAAATATTTCATACTCCActctaattaaaatgatttggTCTGAAGCCAGTGTATGGCTCATCTGTTTTCACCAGCTTGCTCATCCATATTCCAGCACACACttgtctgttttaaaataatttgcacAGCAGGTTGGTAGCCTCTGTGTTCTGGGTCCTCTCTTTTTGTACCTCGTGTTCAtttgttctctttctttaatGCGGCCCAGCATATTAGCATATTATGTGTAACTCTCATAATCTAACTCAAAATGAATAACACTGCAGTGCCCCAAACCATTGCTGTGATTGCACAGTGATTTAAACCACCcatttgcatgttttaatgCATGAGGAGCCAAGTGGGGTGAAATTCAAAGAAAACTGCCatactttttaaatatacaaatgtgaAGGTTTGTGGATGCTGAGTGACACCTCTGTTTCTAACTATTATCTGAGAATACATTAAACATCTGCATATCTCTGCTTGTAGGTCGCCAATGCAGGCTGTTGCTCTGTTCAGCCCAAACAGGCCAGAGCACCATAAAATCTACTAAAAATATAGATATTATATACTTTCGATGTCCGAATGtggaaaatgtggttttatgaaAAGAAGTGGTTACTGACTCACTCATGTAACctgtgattataaaatcaaatgGTATGTAACACTGTAAAAACCATTTACATATATCTAATATTGAAACACCTATACAGCAGTTTATCCATTTTCTTACGGCAAATTATTTTCAGCCACTCGTTATAATAAACATCTTCAGTGGGTAATTACTGCACTTACCTGTTATCTAAGCCCTAGTGGTGCTGCAGCCGCAGCGCTGCAGAATACAGCACAGCAGAATACAGCACAGCACAACGTGTTTCTAACTTTCACCATGAATGAGTCTATACTGGAGCAACGTGCTGCTGGGCGGCGACAGCAGGAGAGATGGTGCAGTGCTGTTTCTGCCCTTACTATAGTCTCAGAGGTGCTTAACATCATTACTGCCCTCCTGTCACCACAGCAACCGGCCTGGCAACATCCTCAGCAGTGCCTTTGTTTAGGCATttactgactctctctctctctctctctctctctcactcactctctctgttaTCAGGTGCTTGTTGATGCAAATGTAtgtcacacacagcacagagtcaATCACAGCTATCCTCATGTCACTAAGGCCTCAGTGTGGCCTTTAAGTGAATGAATAACATTCATTACTCATTCATCCTATCAGACAATCAACTTTATTAACACACCTCTCCATCATGCTCTTCCTCTGGTCCCACTGTGCATTCAGTGCTCCAGCAGACGTGGCCACGTGCTGCTGCACTGGCTGAAGGTTTAATAACGCTAAAAGGTTGGTCGCcccacacctctctctcttctctctcagtaACCTCACTCATTACTGAAATGATCAGGTCAGCTCTCATAGCTTAAAATCTACACTGTCCCTAAGAAACAATACTGTGAGTCTCAGAAAAATCTTTCTGTAAAAAATTTTCTCAACACACTGAAGTAATCAGGGGTAGATATGAAAAACCACAACGAGTTCTTACACATACATAGTTTCATGGTAGATTTGCTCTCAGGAGTTTTACGTCAAGGAGACGAACTAGTTAAATATCTATAATTTATCAACAGAAACTCTGTAGAGTGCACAGACATATCTCTGAGAGATGTATCATTTCTCAGccttgaataaaacatgttaaaggAGGTTTTAAATCTGTGCGGCTGAAAGCACCTTGTCGCACTCCGTGCTGTATATACCTTTGTATTCTATAAAACACGAAAAGCCACAGTATGTCTCATGTTACAGTAACACCACACTACACACGGTGGCAGGTGGTGGAaggtaaataaacacatttacgTCATGACTACACCAGAGTGCAGCTACTTTATACTTCTGCTctgtgatattttttaaatattatacttTTGACTCAGTGTTGGTCATTCTTTGCAGACAAAGATTTTATGTATACAACATACAGATCACTTCTAAAACATGATACATGTTTATAGCTTTAACCACCAGACTCTAGATACAATTACTCCACACTGAACAGCCATAACAATACAAGGCTACTATGCATCATTGTTAACAATTCAATAATAGAATAATTCATAACTTAACACACAGACCAAACTTCTCTGCACAACTAATTTTGCTGAAAAAACGTTTGTGCTTTTATCAAACTAGcatttttaatactttaaataaGTATTGTCATATTGTGATatagtggtggtggtgtgatGTTTTTAGAATATGTAAATATGATACCATTATCCAACACTTACCTCACAACATCCTGAGAAAAGTAAAGCAGCGGCCGCAGTTATTTGTTTCTTAAACACAGCACAGTCACAATCTCTGTTTGCATAATAATttattcacatattttttttacatactatatattattattattattattattgctgcaGTTCAGGAGCCTTTCAATTATTCTCTTTCAATATTCCCACAACGGGAGTCTATGTTGATAcctctttatatttttcatcttcatGCATGCTGAGTATTACATTTCACAGGAGCAGGATGCAAATAAATTAAACAGTCTCTTTTAAATACATGTCATAATCTATCCATTCTATTAATGCTTGAGTAACATGCCTTTTTCAAAGTCCATAGGGGAAAACACTTTTCTGAACGTATACTCTCCATTAGAGGGTGAAGGCTTAACAAAAAGCATGTTAATAATACATATTGTTAAAGCTGGCAATCTAAGATTAATCTTCATTACCACCCAGATCCCTGTTCCCCCATCCAAGTGAAGCCCCTCGGTACGGCACAGGGAAAAGGCTACTTGTACTTAATACATTTCATCTATGTACAgtaactttgaaaaaaaaaaaaaaatatggcaCCAAATCTGCTTGTGAAAAAAAGCTTGAGATtacacattaaaatatttgtgatTACAACACTTGTCCTGTTaagttgaaaaacaaaacatttcttaatTCAACTCCATTAATCTCCTTAATCAGTGATCGCACTTTACAAACTAAAGTGGAAACACTGATGGCACACAGTTCTGAGAGTAAACAGCATACCTTGCAGGCGTTGGGAGCACTGCAGTGCGAAACACCATATTGAAAAGTAAATCTAACTCATCTATACAATGTGTCTCACTTTGAGCAAAGCTCCTGGGCAACATTAGAATGTAGTCAGAAGGGAAGAATATGAAGAAGAATAGTGACAACAAATACTGTAATGTGTCAAATACCAGTTTACACTGACAGTTTTActactgctgttttttttgtgtttgactttgtgtaaGTTTCTTAGTACTTGTTAAAAAGATGCTTGTTCGTCTGCCAAATGGCTCCACTCAAAGACTATGGACAATGAGAAATAACATTATCTTTCTCTCAGTAGCTCGGATTAGCTTAGCATTCATTTTTCGGTCTCAAAGTCAGAGATTGGCTTTTTTCCCCATACACATGCGTATGCATGCACACGCTTAAGCTCTTGCATATGCAAATATAACTAGAAACTGAGGGGATTATTTCTGACCTACAGCAAAGgcaaataatgaaaaaacagaTAATTCGACCTCAGAcattgttcttttcattttaatttgatttcattaaGTGTTAATTAATTGCTCAGTTGTATATGTTGGGTTCTTTGAAGGCACCTAGTGTCCCTAGGCAGAGCAGAACGCTTTGTTTCAGCACCACAGTTGCTTTTTTCGAGGAAAGTGATTCATCTCTCTTCAAGTGTCAAAGTCTTTACTTTGTAAATTGATGCCTTATCATGACCACACAGTCTGTCCGTCTGTGCTCCTGAATAATAATGCAGTGGTGAGTTTTGTGCCCTAATGGTCTGGGGTCCTGGGCCGGGGAAAAGCTCTTCTACAAAATTTAAGAGGTCCTCAAGCCCCCAGGCTGACAAGCCTCTGTCAGACGTAGGCTGACTCACTGGACTGGGTCCTGCCCAGGTTGGGGGCCTGGGACAGGTGTGAAACATCCTTCTTGCGCACTTCACAAATGGACTTCCTTCGAGCCTGCACCCCTTGCATGGCCGTCTTTATCTTCCTCCAGCCAAGGTGGTTGAGCTCAGCCAGGTTGAGCAGCACACATATGCCACTCACAGCAAACATAAAGACCAGAAACACGGTCTTTTCTGTGGGACGAGACACGTAACACTCCACCTCCTTCACACATGGGTACCGGTCACACTCAAACATCCCTGGTACGTTGAAGCCATACAGGAAGTACTGGCCGGCCAGAAAGCCAATCTCAAGCGCGTTTCGGAACACTACCTGGATGACGTAAAAACGCGAGATGCCTTCCTGCCGTCGCACTTTAGAACTCTTATGTGTTTGAGGGAGTCCTCTGGGTCCATTGGGGATCTCCTTGACCTCCAGGCAGTCATGATCCTCCTTACTGCTGTCAGGGTGCATCAGGATGCCATTGATGTTGCGAGAGTGAAGCTTGCGAGCGTGATGATCGTGATGGCGACCGTGGTGACCGTGACCATGGTGATCCATATACGGATGCAGGAGAGAATAGCTTCGGTCACGTGCCTTGGCGGACTGATGAACAGAATACGTGATGAAGCACAGGCTCGGTGTGCACACCAGGATGATCTGAAAGACCCAGTAGCGGATGTGCGAGATGGGGAAGGCCTTGTCGTAGCAGGCTTGGTTGCAGCCAGGCTGCATGGTGTTGCAGATGAACATGATTTGCTCATCTTCATACACCTTCTCCCCCACTATGCCGACTATCAGGATCCGGAAAATCACCACCACTGTCAGCAGGATcctacagagagacagagggagaaggaaaaggGCAGAAGGGGAGGTGGTGaaagggagaaagacagagtcaGTTAAAATCTAGCAAATGCACCGAGGTTCAGGAAATATCTGGGTCTGATTCTGACAATGTGATGATTGCCTGAGTTGTTCTGGTTCATGTAATAAGTGatgttgttttgcatgtttgtttgagtgGCGGATTGTTAGATACTACTAAAGGGATCAAATAGCATTACGTTCATCTTATACTTACATAtcagaagcaaaaaaaagaaaacagttttgtacatgtaaatctgtgtgtgtgtgtatatatatatatatatatatatatatatttatatatatgagcatgcatgattgtgtgtgtgttttcatgtgttctcACTCAGCTGCCGTGACAAACAACACCATAGGATGGTGGAGTTGCGCTCCAGATAACACACAAGCTCACTAATCACAAAAGACTGTAACTGGAGGGGTTGTCAGACGAAAGGTGGTATCACACTCATCTTCACTGCTGAGCTAAAATGGAACATTGCATTCATGATATCAGCATGTgtgactgcagacacacacacgtgcttACACAGCGACTGCTATTCACTGATTCAAGGAACAGTGTGATAAAATCAATGGGTTGTGTTTTTCCAATGAGATGCATCCCTGCCcttttgttttatcttatcATTAATCTCTACACTGTTGCAAAGCTATTGAATACACGTTGAACCGCTGCAGAGAACAAACTCATGTCGCCTAAAATTTGTTAAAATGGAGGCTCATCTCATATCTCCTCCTGTGAGGGTCACCGTGTGGACACCAATTACTGGTAAGAGTGGGGCGCCTTCCCGTTGAGCAGCATTATTTCATCGCTGCAGTGATAGAAAGCTGCGTCCAGGGGCCACTGAATCTGGAGAGCAGTGCAGCTGTTAGGCTTCTGAGAGACTGGTGCGCTATAGTGTTATCTTCTGGTGTCGATCCATTGTGAGGCACTGCGGAGGAAGACTGAGGCTTTAGGACTGCGCGGTCAGCTCTTTCTAATGAGCGACGAAAGCCTGTACATCATGGGGCTCCCCGCTATTTATGCCACAATGCAGTGGCTGTGCACGCTCCCTGCACGGAGGAGCCGATTACTGAGGACACACTTGTTTTAGGCCACCCAAGGTAACTAAAGGGACAGAGATAGATTGGACCTCGTGGATTACAACAACTGGGAAAAATGGCTGTTAGCCTTTAAGTCATGTGATGTAGGTGTTATGAATCCTCTGCATTTTAAATATGTCCATGAAATATGTGTCTTTTTATGATTGTTTTTATCCACACATCAAATGAGACTCCATAGCACATCTTTTTATCCCGTCTACGGCCAGGTACTACAGCAATGAGTGAATTAGTGAAAGGTGAGTTTCTGCAAACGAGTGTAATCAAGGGAAAAGAGGTGGAGACACAGAGGTtgggagaaaaaagtgaaaggtcttaaatgtgttttactccTTTGGGATTGGCAGTCCGTGAGAGCCCAGCGGAAGACTGGTAAAGAGTTAGAGCACAGGAACATGAGTTAGTGTGAAACAGACTTAAAATAGAGCAGCGCGACGCTGCAGGACTGTTTCTGCTCCACCTGCGAgagtgtttttgtgtgacaaagacagacacaaggacacagagacaaaaggaGAGAATCAGCCATGTGTGTGACTTGTGCAAAATGGCACACGTGTCAGGCCGTCTGTGCTCGGAGCAGCTGCTAGTAGATATGCTACACtgacttttattgtgtttggaAAACTCTGCAGAATAAAGCTTGTCTGCACCTT is part of the Paralichthys olivaceus isolate ysfri-2021 chromosome 15, ASM2471397v2, whole genome shotgun sequence genome and encodes:
- the LOC109628367 gene encoding gap junction delta-2 protein-like isoform X2, encoding MGEWTILERLLEAAVQQHSTMIGRILLTVVVIFRILIVGIVGEKVYEDEQIMFICNTMQPGCNQACYDKAFPISHIRYWVFQIILVCTPSLCFITYSVHQSAKARDRSYSLLHPYMDHHGHGHHGRHHDHHARKLHSRNINGILMHPDSSKEDHDCLEVKEIPNGPRGLPQTHKSSKVRRQEGISRFYVIQVVFRNALEIGFLAGQYFLYGFNVPGMFECDRYPCVKEVECYVSRPTEKTVFLVFMFAVSGICVLLNLAELNHLGWRKIKTAMQGVQARRKSICEVRKKDVSHLSQAPNLGRTQSSESAYV
- the LOC109628367 gene encoding gap junction delta-2 protein-like isoform X1; this translates as MGEWTILERLLEAAVQQHSTMIGRWPEKGDQRDVRVALFLLDMILLTVVVIFRILIVGIVGEKVYEDEQIMFICNTMQPGCNQACYDKAFPISHIRYWVFQIILVCTPSLCFITYSVHQSAKARDRSYSLLHPYMDHHGHGHHGRHHDHHARKLHSRNINGILMHPDSSKEDHDCLEVKEIPNGPRGLPQTHKSSKVRRQEGISRFYVIQVVFRNALEIGFLAGQYFLYGFNVPGMFECDRYPCVKEVECYVSRPTEKTVFLVFMFAVSGICVLLNLAELNHLGWRKIKTAMQGVQARRKSICEVRKKDVSHLSQAPNLGRTQSSESAYV